Proteins co-encoded in one Rhodococcus sp. PAMC28707 genomic window:
- a CDS encoding lysylphosphatidylglycerol synthase transmembrane domain-containing protein has product MRVDGRDIPVTGSLLQPLVRRTSDIMRVVLALLLLSTVIAGSLITRNQWDALENSVSNIVGVLSPDKSNLVYVLYGVAILALPFGILIGLIAGREWKLLAGYGAAGLLAGLALSITGSGISTPAWHLEVPDRLDTFLSQFLDDPRWIGMLAAVLTVSGPWLPKRWRRVWWILLLAFVPIHLFVSTVVPARSLLGLSVGWLIGALIVLVVGTPALEVPLEDAVRLLSKRGHIVNSLRVVKPSGPGPLVLSASTEGAEPDLIVEMYGQNQRSGGALRQLWRWLSFRSAEFVPSHGSLHRAVEHRALMGIAIGNLSIASSRPLAASALERGWAMYAHTAPIGVPVDETSPDTLVTSIWRGLQTMHGFQVSHGDLRTAEIRNDEGKALFGGFANAELGATDAQMQSDIAQLLITTAALFGKEHAVGSAIEALDADTVLAASGRLTKSAIPKRVRVSVPDGNEVMKAVRDEVAEQTGADKIKAEQVTRFSRSQIIQLVLLIGLVYVAYPFISAVPTFLTELQSVNWWWALLGLVVSALTYVGAAAALWACASGMVSFRNLTIMQLANTFAATTTPAGVGGLALSVRFLQKGGLGAVRATAAVALQQSVQVITHVGLLILFTFAAGTSADLAHFVPDPTVLYLIAGVALGAVGTLLFVPKLRRWLRNDVRPQLKELFGELGELARDPKRFSIIVLGCAATTLGAALALWASIEAFGGGTTFITVTVVTMIGGTLASAAPTPGGVGAVEAALIGGLAAFGLPASIAVPSVLLYRVLTCWLPVFCGWPTLRWLTEKDMV; this is encoded by the coding sequence ATGCGGGTTGATGGGCGCGACATACCAGTGACGGGCAGCCTGCTGCAACCGCTGGTACGACGCACCAGTGACATCATGCGGGTCGTTCTGGCACTGCTCCTGCTGTCCACGGTCATCGCCGGATCGCTCATCACTCGAAATCAATGGGACGCGCTGGAGAACTCGGTCTCGAACATCGTCGGGGTGCTCAGTCCGGACAAGTCGAATCTGGTGTACGTGCTGTACGGCGTGGCGATCCTGGCGCTGCCGTTCGGAATTCTGATCGGACTGATCGCCGGCCGGGAATGGAAGCTACTGGCCGGGTACGGCGCGGCTGGACTGCTCGCCGGTCTGGCGTTGTCGATTACCGGGAGCGGAATCTCGACGCCCGCCTGGCACCTCGAAGTCCCCGATCGGCTCGACACATTTCTTTCCCAGTTCCTGGACGATCCTCGCTGGATCGGCATGCTCGCTGCGGTCCTCACCGTGTCCGGGCCATGGCTACCGAAGCGCTGGCGGCGCGTCTGGTGGATCCTGCTCCTGGCGTTCGTTCCGATTCACTTGTTCGTAAGCACTGTCGTGCCTGCCCGCTCACTGCTGGGCCTGTCGGTGGGCTGGCTCATCGGCGCATTGATCGTTCTGGTCGTCGGCACTCCAGCCCTCGAAGTGCCGCTCGAAGACGCGGTACGTCTGTTGTCCAAGCGCGGGCACATCGTGAATTCCTTACGCGTGGTGAAACCTTCAGGCCCGGGGCCCCTCGTACTATCGGCGTCGACAGAGGGTGCAGAGCCAGATCTGATCGTCGAGATGTACGGGCAGAACCAGCGCAGTGGAGGTGCGTTGCGCCAACTGTGGCGATGGTTGTCCTTCCGCAGTGCAGAGTTCGTTCCATCGCATGGATCATTGCACCGAGCCGTCGAGCACCGGGCGTTGATGGGCATCGCTATCGGGAACCTGTCCATCGCCAGCAGTCGCCCGCTGGCAGCATCGGCACTCGAACGCGGGTGGGCAATGTATGCACATACCGCGCCCATCGGAGTTCCCGTCGACGAAACCTCCCCGGATACTCTGGTCACCAGCATCTGGAGGGGACTGCAGACTATGCACGGGTTCCAGGTCTCCCATGGCGACCTGCGCACTGCAGAGATCAGAAACGACGAAGGCAAGGCACTCTTCGGCGGATTCGCGAACGCCGAACTAGGCGCAACCGACGCTCAGATGCAGTCCGACATTGCGCAGTTGCTGATCACAACTGCTGCGCTGTTCGGTAAGGAACACGCCGTGGGCAGTGCCATCGAGGCCCTCGACGCCGACACTGTTCTTGCGGCATCGGGCAGGCTGACGAAATCGGCGATACCCAAACGCGTCCGCGTATCGGTTCCCGACGGCAACGAGGTCATGAAGGCCGTACGTGATGAGGTCGCCGAACAGACGGGTGCCGACAAGATCAAGGCCGAACAGGTCACCCGCTTCTCGCGGAGTCAGATCATTCAGCTCGTCCTGCTGATCGGCCTCGTCTACGTCGCCTACCCGTTCATCAGTGCGGTGCCCACATTCCTGACAGAGCTGCAATCGGTGAACTGGTGGTGGGCACTACTCGGACTCGTTGTATCAGCGCTGACCTACGTCGGTGCTGCCGCAGCATTATGGGCATGCGCTTCGGGCATGGTGAGTTTCCGCAACCTGACGATCATGCAGCTTGCCAATACGTTTGCGGCAACGACGACCCCTGCAGGCGTCGGCGGTCTCGCACTGAGCGTTCGATTCCTGCAGAAGGGTGGTCTCGGAGCCGTTCGAGCTACGGCCGCAGTTGCACTGCAACAGTCCGTTCAGGTGATCACCCACGTCGGGCTGTTGATCCTCTTCACCTTTGCTGCCGGTACTTCGGCGGATCTGGCACATTTCGTGCCCGACCCGACTGTTCTCTACCTCATCGCCGGTGTTGCCCTCGGTGCCGTAGGCACCTTGCTGTTCGTACCGAAACTACGCCGATGGCTGCGGAACGACGTACGCCCACAGCTCAAGGAGCTGTTCGGCGAACTCGGCGAACTCGCACGTGATCCGAAACGCTTCTCGATCATCGTACTCGGATGTGCTGCAACCACTCTCGGAGCTGCACTGGCTCTATGGGCGAGCATCGAGGCGTTCGGGGGTGGGACGACGTTCATCACGGTCACCGTCGTCACCATGATCGGCGGAACGCTGGCGTCGGCGGCCCCGACGCCGGGCGGGGTCGGAGCCGTCGAAGCAGCCCTGATCGGTGGCCTCGCGGCATTCGGCCTTCCCGCTAGCATCGCCGTTCCATCCGTACTGCTCTATCGGGTGCTCACGTGTTGGCTACCGGTGTTCTGCGGTTGGCCGACGCTGCGATGGCTGACCGAGAAAGACATGGTCTGA
- a CDS encoding GNAT family protein, with protein sequence MTFLQPVNLSNDVVTLEPLSHDHLEGLCDAARDGELWNLWYTSVPHPDDMAAEIDRRLGLQQTGSMLPFALRRNDTGQILGMTTYMNADAAHRRVEIGSTWNAASAHRSGTNAASKLLLLSHAFDELDCIAVEFRTHWMNLQSRTAIARLGAKQDGVLRNHTRMPDGSLRDTVVFSIIDSEWPAVRNELDRRITHHLGPAR encoded by the coding sequence GTGACTTTTCTGCAGCCGGTAAACCTGTCGAACGATGTCGTGACGCTCGAGCCGCTGAGCCACGATCATCTCGAAGGCTTGTGTGACGCTGCCCGTGACGGTGAGCTGTGGAACCTCTGGTACACCTCGGTTCCGCACCCCGACGATATGGCCGCCGAGATCGATCGACGATTGGGCTTGCAGCAGACGGGGTCGATGTTGCCGTTCGCCCTGCGACGGAACGACACGGGTCAGATACTCGGCATGACGACGTACATGAATGCCGATGCGGCGCACCGACGGGTAGAGATCGGGTCCACCTGGAACGCTGCATCTGCGCATCGGAGCGGGACGAACGCGGCGAGCAAACTTTTACTTCTCAGCCACGCGTTCGACGAATTGGATTGCATTGCAGTCGAATTTCGGACTCACTGGATGAATCTCCAGTCACGAACGGCGATTGCGCGACTCGGGGCCAAACAGGATGGGGTTCTCCGCAACCACACCCGTATGCCCGATGGCTCGCTGCGTGACACCGTGGTGTTCTCGATCATCGATTCGGAGTGGCCCGCGGTACGAAACGAACTCGACCGCCGGATCACCCACCATCTCGGCCCCGCGCGGTAG
- a CDS encoding AIM24 family protein, which produces MNIEIHTPHTLPIDDNVPGNDYAFCIELAGQPWFTSKGAMIAYYGNIRFEPLGQTSMPAIVAARFSSPLYSNDWVLAQGQGKLILGDRGFNINSYDLDDGNLTIRASNLLAFEPTLDLKQSIVPGFLTLLGTGKFLASSNGPVMFAEPPLRIDPEALVGWADCPSPSHHFDAGWMQNFLGAARGFLGANTGEERQFDFTGAGTVLIQSSEKVLDDGHLLRHIESQTVSLGQDSLRTLHGTIGSRLQQQ; this is translated from the coding sequence ATGAACATCGAGATCCACACCCCCCACACGCTGCCCATCGACGACAACGTCCCCGGTAACGACTACGCCTTCTGCATCGAACTCGCCGGCCAACCCTGGTTCACGTCCAAGGGCGCGATGATTGCGTACTACGGCAATATTCGATTCGAACCACTCGGTCAGACGTCGATGCCTGCCATCGTTGCCGCTCGATTCTCCTCGCCGCTGTATTCCAACGACTGGGTGCTCGCACAGGGACAGGGCAAGTTGATCCTCGGCGACCGTGGATTCAACATCAACAGCTACGACCTCGACGACGGCAACCTGACCATCCGAGCCTCGAACCTCCTGGCCTTCGAACCAACACTCGATCTGAAGCAGTCGATCGTCCCCGGATTCCTGACGCTGCTGGGCACGGGCAAGTTTCTGGCGTCGTCCAACGGGCCTGTCATGTTCGCCGAGCCGCCGTTGCGCATCGACCCCGAAGCGCTGGTCGGCTGGGCCGATTGCCCGTCGCCGTCACACCACTTCGACGCCGGGTGGATGCAGAACTTTCTGGGCGCCGCTCGTGGATTCCTCGGGGCCAACACCGGCGAAGAGCGTCAGTTCGACTTCACCGGCGCAGGAACAGTGCTCATTCAATCCAGTGAAAAGGTTCTGGACGACGGCCACCTGCTGCGCCACATCGAGTCGCAGACCGTCTCGCTCGGACAGGACAGCTTGCGGACGCTGCACGGCACGATCGGTTCGCGACTCCAGCAGCAATAA
- a CDS encoding AIM24 family protein, with the protein MPLELVNSKVVKSPLAAGQNVLARKGSMLYYTGDVHFIPHSMGGSSGVAGMAGRLMSGEHVAMMAAEGQGEVFYGDAGLYVEVIHLDGSSMLTVEADRLLAHDGCLSSSIVSLGSQGGAVRGAVRGAMTGQGLFTTQLTGVGSVAVLSHGGAMALQVGPEHPQVVVDPQAYVCHLGNIDVDISANVGWRDAVGRGSGEAVQLKMTGMGTVWVQASEKKF; encoded by the coding sequence ATGCCGCTCGAGCTCGTCAACAGCAAAGTCGTCAAATCCCCTTTGGCGGCCGGGCAGAACGTCTTGGCTCGTAAGGGTTCGATGCTGTATTACACCGGTGACGTCCACTTCATTCCACATTCGATGGGTGGGAGCAGCGGCGTCGCAGGAATGGCGGGACGACTGATGTCGGGCGAGCATGTTGCCATGATGGCCGCCGAGGGCCAGGGGGAGGTGTTCTACGGCGACGCCGGCTTGTACGTGGAAGTGATTCACCTCGACGGATCGTCGATGCTCACTGTGGAGGCCGACCGACTGCTGGCCCACGACGGCTGTTTGTCGAGTTCCATTGTCTCCCTTGGCTCTCAGGGCGGCGCAGTACGGGGTGCCGTCCGGGGTGCGATGACCGGGCAGGGACTGTTCACGACGCAGCTGACCGGTGTGGGCAGCGTCGCAGTTCTGTCGCACGGTGGGGCGATGGCGCTGCAGGTCGGCCCGGAGCATCCCCAGGTCGTCGTGGATCCACAGGCCTATGTCTGCCACCTGGGCAACATCGACGTCGATATCTCGGCGAACGTCGGCTGGCGTGACGCGGTGGGGCGTGGCAGCGGCGAGGCCGTTCAGCTGAAGATGACCGGTATGGGCACCGTATGGGTCCAGGCCTCCGAGAAGAAATTCTGA
- a CDS encoding AIM24 family protein, giving the protein MNGHRVLVANLLQGSPQGDSLRAMSGSMVAYEGDVAFKSAGMGGGGGLRAALKQKVTGESLSLMEVSGKGTVYFAVDAQDITIVELANDTMHVEASQLLALTGQLKTEVKFAGLRGASSGQGLFTTVVCGSGSVALLSAGGPLIALAVDPTYPLVVDPDSFVAHRGRLNQSFVTDVTWRSAVGGGSGEAFSLRFDGQGVVYIQPEER; this is encoded by the coding sequence ATGAACGGGCACAGGGTGCTCGTTGCGAATCTACTTCAGGGATCACCGCAGGGCGATTCGCTACGTGCGATGTCCGGTTCCATGGTTGCGTACGAGGGTGACGTCGCCTTCAAGAGCGCAGGAATGGGCGGAGGCGGTGGACTACGCGCGGCGCTGAAGCAGAAGGTAACCGGTGAATCTCTTTCTCTCATGGAGGTTTCCGGCAAGGGCACGGTGTACTTCGCCGTCGATGCTCAGGACATCACGATCGTCGAACTCGCGAACGACACCATGCACGTAGAGGCCTCACAGCTGCTCGCACTGACCGGCCAGCTGAAGACCGAGGTCAAGTTCGCCGGCCTCCGCGGAGCATCCTCGGGCCAGGGCCTGTTCACGACCGTCGTCTGCGGTTCGGGTTCGGTGGCCTTACTTTCGGCAGGCGGACCCTTGATCGCGCTCGCCGTCGACCCGACCTATCCGCTCGTCGTCGATCCGGACTCCTTCGTGGCACATCGCGGTCGGCTCAATCAGAGTTTCGTCACCGACGTCACCTGGCGATCCGCCGTCGGTGGTGGGAGCGGTGAAGCCTTCTCGCTCCGTTTCGACGGCCAAGGCGTCGTCTACATCCAACCCGAGGAACGCTGA
- a CDS encoding LLM class F420-dependent oxidoreductase, with amino-acid sequence MTIRLGYQMPNFSYSGSVAELFPKVIAQAREAEAAGFDTAFVMDHFYQLPGIGKPDDPMLEAYSALSALATATETIQLSALVTGNTYRNPAILAKTVTTLDVVSGGRAILGIGAGWYELEHQSFGLEFGTFTDRFERLDEALQIIEPMLRGQRPSFDGLWYQVENAINEPRIRDDLPIMLGGGGEKKTFGLAAQFADHLNIICDASELPRKMKAVEARCEEVDRDPKDLETSFLAFVILDEDGDKARKLQSDYLLSNGVDLSNLSDTDKAAATDRQFCGTPDDVAEQVQTRVLDQGIDGIIINLITNGHEPGIVELAGKTLRPLV; translated from the coding sequence GTGACTATCCGCCTCGGTTATCAGATGCCCAATTTCAGCTACTCAGGCTCCGTCGCAGAGCTGTTCCCGAAGGTCATCGCGCAGGCGCGCGAAGCCGAAGCAGCAGGATTCGACACCGCGTTCGTCATGGACCATTTCTATCAATTACCTGGAATCGGTAAACCCGACGATCCGATGCTCGAGGCGTACTCGGCGCTGTCGGCGCTGGCCACCGCTACCGAGACGATCCAACTCTCGGCACTCGTCACCGGAAACACGTACCGGAACCCGGCCATCTTGGCGAAGACCGTCACCACGCTCGATGTCGTGAGCGGCGGTCGCGCGATCCTCGGGATCGGTGCCGGGTGGTACGAACTCGAGCACCAGAGCTTCGGCTTGGAGTTCGGCACTTTCACCGACCGATTCGAGCGTCTCGACGAGGCACTGCAGATCATCGAGCCGATGCTCCGCGGGCAACGGCCGAGCTTCGACGGGCTGTGGTACCAGGTCGAGAACGCCATCAACGAGCCCCGCATCCGCGACGATCTGCCCATCATGCTCGGCGGAGGCGGAGAGAAGAAGACCTTCGGTCTCGCTGCCCAATTCGCCGATCATCTCAACATCATCTGCGACGCAAGCGAATTGCCCCGCAAGATGAAGGCAGTCGAAGCTCGGTGCGAAGAGGTAGACCGTGATCCGAAGGATCTCGAGACAAGTTTCCTGGCCTTCGTCATCCTCGACGAGGACGGTGACAAAGCGCGCAAGCTGCAGAGCGACTACTTGCTGTCGAACGGAGTCGACTTGTCCAACCTCTCCGACACCGACAAGGCGGCAGCAACCGACCGCCAGTTCTGCGGCACACCCGACGACGTCGCCGAACAGGTGCAGACACGGGTACTCGATCAAGGTATCGACGGCATCATCATCAACCTGATCACCAACGGTCACGAGCCCGGCATCGTCGAACTCGCAGGTAAGACACTGCGCCCGCTCGTGTAA
- a CDS encoding VOC family protein has translation MPTIELTRAPFTGFAVDDIEAARAFYSEILGLTVVDGEMGLINLQLSETNEVLIYPRLNHVPAAYTILNFPVADIEAAVDALIAKGVAFEQYPDMGTDERGIFRHGGPLIAWFTDPAGNVLSVLQA, from the coding sequence ATGCCCACTATCGAATTGACCCGCGCACCCTTCACCGGATTCGCTGTCGACGACATCGAGGCCGCACGCGCCTTCTACTCCGAGATCCTGGGACTTACCGTCGTCGACGGCGAGATGGGCCTGATCAACCTGCAGCTCAGCGAGACAAACGAAGTGTTGATCTACCCCCGGCTCAATCATGTGCCCGCGGCCTACACGATCCTGAACTTCCCGGTCGCAGACATCGAAGCAGCCGTCGACGCCCTGATCGCCAAAGGTGTGGCCTTCGAGCAATACCCCGACATGGGAACCGATGAGCGGGGAATCTTCAGACACGGCGGCCCGCTGATCGCATGGTTCACCGATCCCGCTGGAAACGTCCTGTCCGTGCTGCAAGCCTGA
- a CDS encoding trypsin-like peptidase domain-containing protein, with translation MQAASRTALLTVLVFAVSALPTPLAPGVRESLVAAPAPVLTEPLPAPLTLEELSARVNPTVVTISAEFGFYGVAGTGFVVDSDGLVLTNFHVIEEATDVTAVHMGNGLIYDASVLGYDKTRDLAVLRLASAVDLPVAPIGRSAEVAVGDGVTAVGNAEGGGVLVAAPGRVVALRESVIAESSVDGSRNELTDMIRIDADVRAGDSGGPLVDAWGNVIGVDAAGLSEKARETSAPEAYAIPIDTAMAVLEQVRDGRSGGTVHVGPTPYLGIGVRDVSALRDTGPSQGAAVTSVQNDSPAERTGLLRGDVIVSFDGRPVRTSRDLIEEMVEKSPGDVIELEWVSGQGVRQQQSVTLELGTPTA, from the coding sequence ATGCAGGCGGCAAGTCGGACGGCGCTCCTCACGGTGCTGGTCTTCGCTGTCTCCGCTCTGCCGACGCCACTTGCGCCCGGTGTCCGCGAATCCCTCGTGGCCGCGCCGGCACCTGTGCTCACAGAGCCACTACCTGCGCCGTTGACTCTGGAGGAGTTGTCCGCTCGGGTGAATCCGACGGTCGTGACCATATCGGCGGAATTCGGTTTCTACGGCGTCGCGGGCACCGGGTTCGTCGTCGATTCGGACGGCCTCGTGCTCACCAACTTCCATGTAATCGAGGAAGCAACCGACGTCACTGCGGTACATATGGGCAATGGTTTGATCTACGACGCGTCGGTGCTCGGTTATGACAAGACCCGTGATCTTGCGGTTCTCCGATTGGCTTCTGCCGTGGATCTTCCGGTGGCCCCGATCGGGAGGTCTGCTGAGGTTGCCGTCGGAGATGGGGTCACCGCGGTGGGCAACGCGGAGGGCGGGGGAGTCCTCGTCGCCGCGCCCGGACGCGTGGTTGCCTTACGGGAATCTGTCATCGCCGAGAGCTCGGTCGATGGTTCACGGAACGAACTGACAGACATGATTCGAATCGACGCCGACGTACGTGCGGGCGATTCGGGCGGCCCGCTCGTCGACGCGTGGGGCAATGTCATCGGCGTCGACGCGGCTGGGCTGTCCGAGAAGGCTCGGGAGACTTCTGCTCCCGAGGCATATGCCATTCCCATCGATACCGCGATGGCCGTGCTCGAACAGGTCCGTGACGGCCGATCCGGGGGCACTGTCCATGTTGGGCCGACGCCGTATCTGGGTATCGGCGTTCGCGATGTCTCGGCATTGCGCGACACGGGACCATCACAGGGTGCCGCGGTCACGTCTGTTCAAAACGATTCCCCAGCCGAACGGACCGGTTTGCTTCGCGGCGACGTCATCGTGTCGTTCGACGGGAGGCCGGTGCGTACGTCGAGGGATCTGATCGAAGAGATGGTCGAGAAGAGTCCGGGCGATGTCATCGAACTCGAATGGGTCTCTGGGCAGGGAGTCCGTCAGCAACAATCGGTGACCCTCGAACTGGGGACTCCGACTGCGTAG